One genomic window of uncultured delta proteobacterium includes the following:
- a CDS encoding conserved hypothetical protein (Evidence 4 : Homologs of previously reported genes of unknown function), translating into MNDLLADTWKRSGYAVVPDQLRLPPKKLARLTRPVTSAGSESLLKYISEKCLTFVETGRALNIKSLKWLNERGVGKKDRTLAYTKDKKYVRYPLVPMQKTPLEHRGIYQLMVYFCKLGHIEFVYPETVGYMDGE; encoded by the coding sequence GTGAACGACCTGCTCGCTGATACCTGGAAACGGAGCGGCTATGCCGTTGTGCCGGATCAGTTGCGCCTGCCGCCCAAAAAGCTCGCCCGGCTGACCCGCCCGGTCACCAGCGCGGGCAGCGAGAGCCTGCTCAAGTATATCTCCGAAAAATGCCTGACCTTTGTGGAAACGGGCCGCGCCCTGAATATCAAGTCCCTCAAGTGGCTGAACGAGCGCGGCGTGGGCAAAAAAGACCGCACGCTCGCCTACACCAAGGACAAGAAGTACGTGCGCTACCCGCTGGTGCCCATGCAAAAGACTCCCCTGGAGCATCGCGGCATCTACCAGTTGATGGTCTACTTCTGCAAGCTCGGCCATATAGAGTTCGTTTACCCCGAGACCGTCGGGTACATGGATGGTGAATAA
- a CDS encoding conserved hypothetical protein (Evidence 4 : Homologs of previously reported genes of unknown function), which produces MTQEQTTPPTTAPLRNVAAFSSLVERVKQRRDNLPGMAAFYGKSGVGKSTAAAYAANKHKAYYVQVKAAWTRKYLCQTVLGQMGIVPEKTLAEMVDQIAEQLTKSKRPLIVDEADFLVQKGMVEIIRDIYEGSFATIILIGEENLPRTLKRFERFHNRMLDWVKAQPCDLADCKLLARIFCPDVSITDDLLMKIVDAVEGCTASSTTRTSR; this is translated from the coding sequence ATGACGCAAGAACAGACCACTCCTCCCACAACAGCGCCTCTGCGGAACGTGGCCGCTTTCTCCTCCCTGGTGGAGCGGGTGAAACAGCGCCGCGACAATCTGCCGGGCATGGCTGCCTTCTACGGCAAGTCGGGCGTCGGCAAGAGCACGGCGGCAGCCTACGCGGCCAACAAGCACAAAGCCTATTATGTGCAGGTCAAGGCCGCGTGGACGCGCAAGTATCTGTGCCAGACGGTTCTCGGCCAGATGGGCATCGTCCCGGAAAAGACCCTGGCCGAGATGGTGGACCAGATAGCAGAGCAGCTCACCAAGTCCAAGCGCCCGCTGATCGTGGATGAGGCGGACTTCCTGGTGCAGAAGGGCATGGTCGAGATCATCCGCGATATTTACGAGGGCAGCTTCGCCACCATCATCCTGATCGGCGAGGAGAACCTGCCGCGCACGCTGAAGCGCTTTGAGCGTTTCCACAACCGCATGCTGGATTGGGTCAAGGCGCAGCCTTGCGATCTGGCGGACTGCAAACTGCTGGCCCGCATTTTCTGCCCCGATGTTTCCATCACCGACGATCTGCTCATGAAGATCGTCGACGCGGTGGAGGGCTGTACGGCCTCGTCAACAACCCGAACGTCCCGGTAG
- a CDS encoding transposase: MAGVLTAYTTKELCELLSFTRKAVLEKASREGWMSRPRKGKGGGHEWLLESMPEATRQAIATAIVTEIAQSQPNRNSALHPHIAPVLFTVNTLANIPERKRERASARALLVSMAREFGAASGTPRTSAYEVFCHEYNRGAITVPDWVRNLIPSVCRSSLTNWEDRILEKGVAALSGKHGQHRKGSGVIDSTPGMAEYIIAEIIEFYDVSAASVMEALEAKFEGQRLPTLRSLQRWMKQYREDNEQAILKIQNPDGWRSKYQSAAGSRSAGINRVNQLWELDSSPTDVILADGKRYTLIGCIDVSTRRGILHLARTSSAQGVCALLRRALLSFGIPESIKMDNGSDYTSLQVTSVVHDLDIMPNWCTPFTPEEKPHIERFFQTFQHGFCIRLEGFIGHSVADRKAIESRRSFAERVSRKEGATPVQEFRYTPEEFQAICDAWCQDDYNEKKHSELGMPPNDAAAQAEGVIRSVPDERALDMLLMPLAGNNGIRAVTKKGLRANNGVYNAALLGGLEGQDVKIRLDEQNAGYVYVFDLNGMFICRAEDPELTGVSLRELALARKAHQKAVIGEKVKEGKRIVREQKPYETAQLILEHKAKTAAVNRAARAANLPTEEYSTPALEEAALAAASRDFAKPTPMTAAEAADRQRFTEEWVLNNIPKLQNITQNDLGSKEAFVTHMSLVQRQREGGKLTPAEVKWNMGYQSTIEYRVHLSMYTDFGPSAFDGIEAFAIS; encoded by the coding sequence ATGGCGGGTGTACTGACGGCTTATACCACGAAAGAGCTTTGCGAGCTGCTTTCGTTTACGCGGAAGGCTGTGCTCGAAAAGGCTTCTCGTGAAGGCTGGATGTCGCGCCCACGCAAGGGAAAGGGCGGCGGTCACGAATGGCTGCTTGAATCCATGCCGGAAGCCACCCGGCAGGCCATTGCCACCGCCATCGTCACCGAGATCGCGCAGTCGCAGCCCAACAGAAACTCCGCGTTGCATCCGCATATCGCGCCGGTACTGTTTACCGTAAACACCCTGGCCAACATTCCGGAACGCAAGCGCGAGCGGGCGAGCGCCCGGGCGCTGCTGGTGAGTATGGCGCGGGAATTCGGCGCTGCTTCCGGCACGCCGCGCACCTCCGCATATGAAGTTTTCTGTCACGAATACAACCGTGGCGCGATCACCGTGCCCGATTGGGTACGCAACCTCATCCCATCCGTATGCCGCTCATCCCTCACCAATTGGGAGGACCGCATTCTGGAAAAAGGCGTGGCCGCTCTGAGTGGTAAACACGGGCAGCACCGCAAAGGTTCCGGTGTCATCGACTCGACGCCCGGGATGGCGGAATACATCATTGCTGAAATCATAGAGTTTTACGATGTGTCCGCCGCATCCGTCATGGAAGCGCTGGAAGCGAAGTTTGAAGGGCAGCGCCTGCCTACCTTGCGCAGCCTGCAGCGGTGGATGAAGCAGTACCGCGAAGACAACGAGCAGGCCATTCTGAAAATTCAGAACCCGGACGGCTGGCGCAGCAAATACCAATCCGCAGCTGGCAGCCGTTCTGCTGGCATTAACCGCGTCAACCAGCTTTGGGAGCTGGACTCCAGCCCCACGGACGTGATCCTCGCGGACGGCAAGCGGTACACCCTCATCGGCTGCATCGACGTTTCCACGCGCCGGGGCATACTGCATCTGGCCAGAACGTCCAGCGCACAGGGCGTCTGCGCTCTTTTGCGCCGGGCCCTTCTCTCCTTCGGCATCCCCGAAAGCATCAAAATGGACAACGGTTCAGATTACACCAGCCTTCAGGTGACCAGCGTCGTTCACGATCTCGACATCATGCCTAACTGGTGCACGCCCTTCACCCCGGAAGAGAAGCCGCATATCGAGCGGTTCTTCCAGACCTTCCAGCATGGCTTCTGCATCAGGCTGGAAGGCTTCATAGGCCACTCCGTCGCGGACAGAAAAGCCATTGAGAGCCGCAGATCCTTTGCCGAGCGGGTAAGCCGCAAGGAAGGCGCGACTCCGGTGCAGGAGTTCCGCTATACGCCGGAAGAGTTCCAGGCCATCTGCGATGCATGGTGCCAGGACGACTACAACGAGAAAAAGCATTCCGAACTCGGCATGCCTCCCAACGATGCAGCCGCGCAAGCCGAGGGCGTGATCCGATCCGTTCCGGACGAGCGAGCGCTGGATATGCTCCTCATGCCGCTGGCAGGCAATAACGGCATCCGCGCTGTTACCAAAAAGGGTCTGCGTGCCAACAACGGTGTTTACAACGCGGCGCTGCTCGGCGGGCTGGAAGGCCAGGATGTGAAGATCCGCCTCGACGAGCAGAACGCCGGATACGTTTACGTGTTCGACCTCAATGGCATGTTCATCTGCCGGGCCGAAGATCCGGAACTCACCGGCGTCTCCCTGCGCGAGCTGGCGCTCGCACGCAAGGCGCACCAGAAGGCAGTCATTGGCGAGAAGGTCAAGGAAGGCAAGCGCATCGTGCGCGAGCAAAAGCCGTATGAGACCGCGCAGCTCATCCTTGAGCACAAGGCCAAGACGGCTGCGGTCAACCGGGCTGCCCGGGCCGCGAACCTTCCGACAGAAGAATACTCCACCCCCGCCCTGGAAGAAGCAGCCCTTGCCGCTGCCTCCCGCGACTTTGCAAAACCCACGCCCATGACGGCTGCCGAGGCCGCTGACCGGCAGCGTTTTACCGAAGAGTGGGTGCTGAACAACATCCCCAAGCTGCAGAACATCACACAGAACGACCTGGGCAGCAAAGAAGCCTTTGTGACGCACATGTCCCTGGTCCAGCGTCAGCGCGAGGGGGGCAAACTCACTCCCGCCGAGGTCAAATGGAACATGGGCTACCAGAGCACTATAGAATACCGGGTCCATCTGAGCATGTACACGGATTTCGGGCCGAGTGCCTTTGACGGCATAGAAGCCTTCGCCATCTCATAA
- a CDS encoding conserved hypothetical protein (Evidence 4 : Homologs of previously reported genes of unknown function): MTPELRRRLGAQRAEVSHLILHEMRLRGYSGLSLAKTLGCSGQNVSKTITGGAHSPMVLDALRELGVPEEYLFDPRRAVVPALAVNREMRERELTR, from the coding sequence ATGACACCTGAACTTCGTAGACGGCTTGGCGCACAGCGTGCCGAGGTCAGCCATCTTATCCTGCATGAAATGCGACTGCGCGGCTACTCCGGTTTGTCCTTGGCTAAAACGCTTGGCTGCAGTGGCCAGAACGTTTCCAAGACGATCACCGGCGGGGCACACAGCCCGATGGTGCTTGATGCCCTGCGCGAGCTTGGCGTGCCCGAGGAATATTTGTTTGACCCGCGCCGAGCGGTTGTACCCGCGCTGGCCGTGAACCGAGAAATGCGGGAACGGGAACTCACAAGATAG
- a CDS encoding conserved hypothetical protein (Evidence 4 : Homologs of previously reported genes of unknown function): MDGLMRQGSLFDLLPPENPDEAIGLAGMMPSVRAEMNRVAASYEPGRKLLVDAIIKVAQREAVALTPGGAKTIDPATLDKWLQSLDRGHAPNWEAVICFCLATGTASPIKPILKYLGLTAIPESDLEDLEYGKLCKAERKLRERKKALEARS, from the coding sequence ATGGACGGACTTATGCGCCAAGGCTCCCTGTTTGATCTCCTCCCTCCGGAAAATCCCGATGAAGCCATCGGGCTGGCTGGCATGATGCCTTCCGTCCGGGCCGAGATGAACCGGGTGGCCGCATCGTATGAGCCGGGTCGCAAACTCCTCGTCGACGCCATCATAAAAGTGGCCCAACGGGAGGCCGTTGCGCTCACCCCTGGCGGTGCGAAGACGATTGATCCCGCCACTCTCGACAAATGGCTCCAGTCTTTGGATCGCGGCCACGCACCGAATTGGGAAGCCGTCATCTGTTTCTGTCTCGCAACCGGAACAGCCAGCCCCATCAAACCCATTTTGAAATACCTGGGCCTTACTGCCATTCCCGAGAGCGACCTGGAGGATCTGGAGTACGGCAAGCTATGCAAGGCGGAGCGCAAACTGCGCGAGCGTAAGAAGGCCCTGGAGGCGAGATCATGA
- a CDS encoding hypothetical protein (Evidence 5 : No homology to any previously reported sequences), which translates to MDDKLLRLEQQIARLKEATGATSDTSLGKILNISQSGIFNAKRRGNIPHKWFVQIATQYGVNLEWLISGEMPMRPDEPLKGAPNSGEPNIEYLKGRNEYLEYAQKDLMARIERLEKRNEYLEKRNDEMHSKLVELMEKTLELKQTISKPDPITGVPVSAPSAPSTNPPSE; encoded by the coding sequence ATGGACGACAAACTCTTACGCCTTGAGCAACAAATAGCTCGACTTAAGGAAGCAACGGGGGCCACCTCTGACACTTCTCTTGGCAAGATTCTAAACATCTCTCAAAGTGGAATATTCAACGCTAAAAGGCGTGGAAATATCCCCCATAAGTGGTTTGTGCAGATTGCCACGCAATATGGCGTAAATTTAGAATGGCTTATCTCAGGTGAAATGCCTATGCGGCCCGATGAGCCGCTAAAGGGTGCCCCTAATTCCGGAGAGCCAAACATTGAATATTTGAAGGGGCGCAATGAATATCTGGAATACGCCCAGAAAGACTTGATGGCGCGGATTGAGCGGCTTGAGAAAAGAAATGAATACCTTGAGAAGCGCAATGATGAAATGCATAGCAAGCTTGTTGAACTAATGGAAAAAACCTTGGAACTGAAGCAGACGATCTCTAAACCGGATCCTATTACAGGTGTGCCCGTATCTGCCCCCAGTGCCCCTTCGACAAACCCACCCAGTGAATAA
- a CDS encoding hypothetical protein (Evidence 5 : No homology to any previously reported sequences): MPGFVFIIPSFAWVWLYEAMRAGMVRTPGARMGNDSYTLHNRSPTAAPEASLPGHRILRGAVARSIRHNKPLFFPPATWFEKEGLTGSIEPPCDCLTAPVHSPCSRLPPYPGSFQRPYLSLPNANYTRAR, encoded by the coding sequence TTGCCGGGTTTTGTATTTATCATTCCATCATTCGCCTGGGTATGGTTATATGAAGCCATGCGGGCCGGAATGGTCAGGACTCCGGGTGCCCGCATGGGCAATGATTCATACACGTTGCACAACAGGTCTCCCACAGCCGCCCCGGAAGCTTCGCTTCCGGGGCACCGTATTTTGCGGGGTGCCGTTGCGCGCTCCATCCGGCATAATAAGCCCCTCTTTTTCCCACCGGCAACATGGTTCGAAAAAGAGGGGCTTACCGGCTCCATCGAGCCGCCGTGTGACTGCCTCACAGCGCCGGTTCACTCCCCCTGCTCCCGGCTTCCGCCATATCCAGGCAGTTTTCAGCGGCCTTATCTATCTCTTCCGAACGCAAATTATACCCGTGCAAGATAA
- a CDS encoding hypothetical protein (Evidence 5 : No homology to any previously reported sequences), giving the protein MRDNRLPAWLKELRRREAAGGAAIRERVTLAIMRSSGWPRGTVELILHGYNLRSEEIDKAAENCLDMAEAGSRGSEPAL; this is encoded by the coding sequence ATGCGAGACAACAGACTTCCTGCCTGGCTCAAGGAACTCAGACGGCGTGAGGCCGCCGGGGGCGCGGCAATCAGGGAACGGGTGACGCTTGCGATAATGAGAAGCTCCGGCTGGCCCAGGGGAACGGTGGAGCTTATCTTGCACGGGTATAATTTGCGTTCGGAAGAGATAGATAAGGCCGCTGAAAACTGCCTGGATATGGCGGAAGCCGGGAGCAGGGGGAGTGAACCGGCGCTGTGA
- a CDS encoding conserved hypothetical protein (Evidence 4 : Homologs of previously reported genes of unknown function) — MIEELFPGIIKIEVPLPKNPLRMLNAYCIKGKERHLLIDNGFNRPECLEAMNGALDSLGIARKDLDFFLTHLHADHCGLTADLCESGDSKIYASALDGVSINNTTRGPSHWAGFLRSMIPHGFSEEQAAILSSNHPAIRYCPSHELDFVTVGHGDVLEYGGYTLHILDARGHTPGLLVLYEPGNKILFSSDLILGDITPNIARWPNVRDSLGDFLNSLAMVEKMDVSLTLPAHRSLVPDTKKRIRELYAHHERRLNEVRELLAKGPRQAYDVAAHMTWDMRGEWEDFPVPQKWFACGEALSHLDRLVALGEAEEKTQGETIVFGLKR; from the coding sequence ATGATCGAAGAACTTTTCCCGGGCATCATCAAGATAGAGGTCCCGTTGCCGAAGAACCCCCTCAGGATGCTGAACGCCTATTGCATCAAGGGGAAAGAGAGGCACCTGCTCATTGACAACGGCTTCAACCGTCCGGAATGTCTCGAAGCCATGAACGGCGCTTTGGACAGCCTCGGCATTGCGCGCAAGGATCTGGATTTTTTCCTGACGCACCTGCATGCGGACCACTGCGGCCTTACCGCCGACCTGTGCGAGAGCGGCGATTCCAAGATCTACGCCAGCGCGCTGGACGGGGTGAGCATCAATAACACGACGCGCGGCCCATCCCACTGGGCGGGCTTTTTGCGGAGCATGATTCCCCACGGATTCAGTGAGGAACAGGCCGCGATCTTGAGTTCCAACCATCCGGCAATCCGGTATTGCCCCAGCCATGAACTGGATTTTGTCACCGTGGGCCATGGCGACGTGCTGGAATACGGCGGGTATACCCTCCACATCCTGGATGCGCGCGGGCACACGCCGGGCCTTCTCGTCCTGTACGAGCCCGGCAACAAAATTCTGTTCTCCAGCGACCTTATTCTGGGCGACATCACGCCCAACATAGCCCGTTGGCCCAACGTGCGGGATTCTCTGGGCGATTTTTTAAACAGCCTGGCGATGGTGGAGAAGATGGACGTCTCCCTCACCCTTCCGGCGCACCGGTCTCTTGTTCCGGATACCAAAAAGCGCATCCGCGAGCTTTACGCGCACCACGAGCGGCGGTTGAACGAGGTCAGGGAGCTTCTCGCAAAGGGGCCGAGGCAGGCCTACGACGTTGCCGCGCACATGACGTGGGACATGCGGGGAGAATGGGAAGACTTCCCCGTGCCGCAAAAATGGTTCGCCTGCGGCGAAGCCCTTTCTCATCTTGACCGGCTTGTCGCGCTCGGTGAGGCGGAAGAAAAGACGCAGGGTGAGACGATCGTGTTCGGTCTGAAGCGCTAG
- a CDS encoding putative Tetratricopeptide repeat family protein (Evidence 3 : Function proposed based on presence of conserved amino acid motif, structural feature or limited homology), translating to MQLTVPPTVAQNFARAKSLLGRNEPVRALEALVSAINTFEAAEVLGRARAGVEFSIQECVDACNNHKDIRGLIRKIARSDTAAIVYVPGEEAKLVAVLGLIRKALTEAENAGQKAAEEEARTRKEAQFAAAHNAIRNGETPKGRALLRRLGEEYGSEPGALAAIGSILVEANFPHDAVPYLEQAIAAFPRESRAYAMLASCYLDLRELEKAEKLYLAAIKEFGAHPKTLTNLGKLYIQWNKKDKAFDVLRQAVRLDPDNAEIAELYAKVDR from the coding sequence ATGCAGCTTACAGTGCCGCCGACGGTCGCGCAGAACTTTGCCAGAGCCAAAAGCCTGCTTGGGCGCAACGAACCGGTGCGCGCTTTGGAAGCGCTTGTATCCGCCATCAACACCTTTGAAGCGGCCGAGGTTCTGGGCAGAGCGCGGGCCGGGGTGGAATTTTCCATCCAGGAATGCGTCGACGCCTGCAACAACCACAAGGATATCCGTGGGCTGATCCGGAAAATCGCCCGATCGGACACGGCTGCCATTGTCTATGTTCCCGGTGAGGAGGCCAAACTCGTCGCCGTCCTCGGCCTGATCCGCAAAGCCCTGACTGAGGCGGAAAACGCCGGGCAAAAAGCGGCGGAGGAAGAGGCGCGGACACGCAAGGAAGCGCAGTTCGCGGCGGCGCACAACGCCATCCGGAACGGAGAAACCCCGAAAGGCAGGGCATTGCTGCGCAGGCTCGGCGAGGAGTACGGCTCGGAACCGGGAGCTCTGGCCGCGATCGGGAGTATTCTGGTCGAGGCGAATTTCCCGCACGACGCGGTTCCGTATCTGGAACAGGCCATCGCGGCATTTCCACGGGAAAGCCGGGCCTATGCGATGCTTGCCTCCTGTTACCTGGATCTCCGGGAGCTTGAAAAAGCGGAAAAGTTGTACCTTGCGGCCATCAAGGAATTCGGCGCGCATCCCAAGACGCTGACAAATCTGGGGAAGCTGTACATTCAGTGGAATAAGAAGGACAAGGCGTTTGATGTCCTGCGCCAAGCGGTCCGTTTGGATCCCGACAACGCGGAAATCGCGGAACTCTATGCGAAAGTCGACCGCTGA
- a CDS encoding Aminotransferase class I and II family protein, translated as MSLVTKSIAGQLQSASWIRRMFEAGTALKKQYGEDAVCDFSLGNPDLPAPPAVAEGLKNVLAIADQPFAFGYMPNAGFPWAREALAKHLSKEQGAPLTSDDVILTCGAAGALNVVFKTILEAGDEVLAIAPYFVEYGGYAGNHGGVLKAVPSNPDDFSLDLAALEKAIGPRTRALIINSPNNPTGQIYSKESLVALSALLLRKGKENGRPIFLLLDEPYRFLNFEGGDVPSVLPLYPYAILASSFSKNLSLPGERVGYIAVSPSLEGRGELVAGLILANRILGFVNPPVIGQHIMVAALGSQADVSVYAARRKAMAEVLTRAGYEFFMPKGAFYFFPKAPGGDDVAFVNRLQEERVLAVPGSGFAGPGHFRLTFCVGEDVIRRAENGLKRARDAFPA; from the coding sequence ATGAGTCTTGTCACCAAATCCATTGCCGGCCAGCTTCAGAGCGCCTCCTGGATCCGCCGCATGTTCGAAGCCGGAACCGCCCTGAAAAAACAGTACGGTGAAGACGCCGTGTGCGACTTCAGCCTCGGCAACCCCGACCTTCCCGCTCCTCCCGCCGTGGCGGAAGGTTTAAAGAACGTGCTCGCGATAGCCGACCAGCCCTTTGCCTTCGGGTATATGCCCAACGCCGGGTTTCCCTGGGCGCGCGAAGCGCTGGCCAAGCACCTTTCCAAGGAGCAGGGCGCTCCCTTGACCAGTGATGACGTCATCCTGACCTGCGGTGCGGCCGGGGCCTTGAACGTCGTGTTCAAGACCATTCTCGAGGCCGGTGACGAGGTCCTCGCCATTGCGCCCTATTTTGTGGAATACGGCGGCTATGCGGGCAACCACGGCGGGGTTTTGAAAGCCGTGCCGTCCAATCCCGACGACTTCTCGCTGGACCTCGCGGCTCTGGAAAAAGCGATCGGCCCCCGGACGCGCGCCCTGATTATCAACAGCCCCAACAACCCCACGGGGCAGATATACTCCAAGGAATCGCTGGTGGCGCTTTCCGCGCTGCTCTTACGCAAGGGCAAGGAAAACGGCAGGCCCATCTTCCTCTTGCTCGACGAACCCTACCGCTTCCTGAACTTCGAGGGCGGCGACGTTCCCTCGGTGTTGCCGCTGTATCCTTATGCGATTCTGGCCAGTTCCTTTTCCAAAAACCTGTCCCTGCCCGGGGAGCGGGTGGGGTATATCGCGGTCTCTCCCAGCCTGGAAGGGCGCGGGGAACTGGTGGCCGGTCTTATCCTGGCCAACAGGATTCTCGGTTTCGTGAACCCGCCGGTCATCGGGCAGCACATTATGGTTGCCGCGCTCGGCTCTCAGGCGGACGTGAGCGTGTACGCCGCCCGCCGGAAGGCCATGGCGGAAGTTCTCACCAGGGCGGGGTATGAGTTTTTCATGCCCAAGGGTGCGTTTTACTTCTTCCCCAAAGCGCCGGGCGGCGACGATGTCGCCTTTGTCAACCGCTTGCAGGAAGAGCGCGTTCTCGCGGTGCCGGGTTCCGGGTTTGCCGGGCCGGGGCATTTCCGGCTGACCTTCTGCGTCGGGGAGGACGTTATCCGCCGGGCCGAAAACGGCCTGAAACGCGCGCGGGACGCATTCCCGGCGTAA
- a CDS encoding putative 5-enolpyruvylshikimate-3-phosphate synthase-like protein (Evidence 3 : Function proposed based on presence of conserved amino acid motif, structural feature or limited homology), which yields MDTFKKNPRGSDRPGRNFSEKRSPEIDFSDNNFDAGADAGKPRAYKPEIVAELIGLDRDIMKLLVRRAKLVSKLRAGKEHAATPAAAGAEKEVRTAWEKNAVSFSRDDKFARQLFSLLQEVRVDSQADASARGAFNLAPSRRPVAVALPGPRSVTATRMFAVLAAWFGSPLTIENVLLNDPLMDAVKALNNAGAGFSWTVGARIGEGTLRHAPSGARVSLARDKALYIGEDLLTMYLMAFLTASHTGKARFTGGSGLKMADLTPLRRFLPDLGARLAHSVPKSNGLPGSVESSGLLPERITVPADLPREGVMALFCAAAAWRKKVSIDCAALPLPLFTAALAESLPVLRACSVTDGMSGTVVTLDATNAALPDADVCPLDPVLTAYLLALPVFAGGTVALAGKWEGGLPLAAPAEHLLRRGGLAVQAGSDGIRTAVESAMEGAGEEGNAPFDLSQTEEPLVPLGLALAARQAWRLKKEMPLPLLPESLDPAVAEGFYTHAGFGVRDGMLVPQPVAAGQGQRSAQASPSDERSGQASPQGERSGQASLQGERSAQASLQGERSAWTSPSPEWAFAYALCAYDSPNMRLANPTVVASLMPSFWALYNALPDPSEVKKAPEKEEKQRRRIRTQEF from the coding sequence ATGGATACTTTCAAAAAAAATCCCAGGGGAAGTGATCGCCCGGGGAGGAATTTCTCGGAGAAGCGTTCTCCGGAGATCGATTTTTCGGATAACAATTTCGATGCCGGGGCCGATGCGGGAAAACCCAGAGCCTACAAGCCCGAGATCGTCGCGGAACTGATCGGGCTTGACCGCGACATCATGAAGCTCCTGGTGCGCCGGGCAAAGCTCGTGAGCAAGCTGCGCGCCGGAAAAGAGCACGCGGCGACCCCGGCGGCCGCCGGGGCGGAAAAAGAGGTCAGGACGGCCTGGGAAAAGAACGCCGTGTCCTTTTCCCGTGACGATAAATTCGCGCGGCAGCTTTTTTCCCTGCTGCAGGAAGTGCGCGTCGACTCCCAGGCCGATGCCTCGGCGCGCGGCGCGTTCAACCTTGCGCCCTCCCGCCGCCCCGTCGCCGTAGCGCTTCCGGGGCCGCGCTCCGTCACGGCAACCCGCATGTTCGCGGTGCTGGCGGCCTGGTTCGGCAGCCCCCTCACCATTGAAAACGTGTTGCTGAACGATCCCCTGATGGATGCCGTCAAGGCCTTGAACAACGCCGGGGCCGGGTTCTCCTGGACCGTCGGGGCGAGAATCGGCGAAGGGACCTTGCGCCATGCGCCTTCCGGCGCGCGCGTTTCTTTGGCCAGGGACAAGGCCCTGTACATAGGCGAAGACCTCCTGACCATGTACCTGATGGCCTTTCTTACCGCCTCGCATACCGGCAAGGCCCGGTTCACGGGCGGTTCCGGCCTGAAAATGGCGGATCTCACGCCGCTCAGGCGGTTCCTGCCCGATCTGGGCGCGCGCTTGGCCCACAGTGTTCCCAAATCCAACGGGCTGCCGGGAAGCGTGGAATCTTCCGGGCTGCTGCCGGAGCGGATCACCGTCCCGGCGGACCTGCCCCGCGAGGGCGTCATGGCGCTGTTTTGCGCGGCGGCGGCCTGGCGGAAAAAGGTGAGCATAGACTGCGCCGCCTTGCCTCTGCCGCTCTTTACGGCGGCCCTTGCCGAAAGTTTGCCGGTGCTGCGGGCTTGCTCCGTCACGGACGGCATGAGCGGCACCGTTGTGACCCTTGACGCGACAAACGCGGCCCTTCCCGATGCGGACGTTTGCCCGCTGGACCCGGTTTTGACGGCCTATCTGCTCGCCTTGCCGGTCTTTGCCGGCGGAACGGTCGCCCTTGCCGGAAAGTGGGAGGGCGGCCTGCCCCTTGCCGCCCCGGCGGAACATCTTTTGCGGCGGGGCGGCCTTGCCGTGCAGGCCGGGAGTGACGGTATCCGGACGGCGGTGGAGAGCGCCATGGAGGGCGCCGGGGAGGAAGGGAACGCGCCCTTCGACCTCAGCCAGACGGAAGAGCCGCTTGTGCCGCTCGGGCTGGCTCTTGCCGCGCGGCAGGCCTGGCGTCTGAAAAAGGAAATGCCGCTGCCCCTGTTGCCGGAATCGCTCGACCCCGCCGTTGCGGAAGGGTTTTATACCCACGCCGGGTTTGGCGTGCGCGACGGCATGCTTGTTCCCCAACCCGTTGCTGCGGGGCAGGGGCAGCGTTCAGCCCAGGCAAGTCCTTCGGACGAACGTTCCGGCCAAGCGAGTCCCCAGGGTGAGCGTTCCGGCCAAGCGAGTCTCCAGGGTGAGCGTTCCGCCCAAGCGAGTCTCCAGGGCGAGCGTTCCGCATGGACAAGCCCCTCGCCGGAGTGGGCTTTCGCCTATGCGCTCTGCGCCTACGACAGCCCGAACATGCGCCTGGCAAACCCCACCGTTGTGGCCTCGCTCATGCCTTCGTTCTGGGCGTTGTACAATGCGTTGCCCGATCCTTCGGAAGTGAAAAAAGCTCCCGAAAAAGAAGAAAAGCAACGCCGCCGGATACGCACGCAAGAGTTTTAG